The following proteins come from a genomic window of Candidatus Latescibacter sp.:
- a CDS encoding histidinol-phosphatase: protein MMASDSLYEYSGSIHVHSSYSDGLRSIPEIAEIAAQVGIDFLLFADHMTLEPLRAGMERWFGTVLSIIGYEINDPNNKNHYLVYGLKEVLPPGLAAKEYVSAARDAGAIGFIAHPDEKRTAIPEIPPYPWTAWDVEGYDGIEIWNHSSEWLEKITHSNKYLRIMHPLKYLEGPEPETLERWDRLNLNRAMPGIGGTDAHAYPYRIGPITIYIFRYKVLFRGIRTHVLLEEPLPEDSSHARDMIMHALRSAKCYITNHRWGDSRGFRFSAESGGAHYHMGDTVQAESAEFRVSLPLPGRISLLKNGAVVAAEDGHELSFSTGAPGAYRVEVKRKKRPWIYSNHIRLGG from the coding sequence ATGATGGCCTCCGATTCCCTTTACGAATACTCCGGCTCCATACACGTACACTCAAGTTACTCGGACGGGCTCCGTTCCATTCCGGAGATTGCCGAAATCGCCGCCCAGGTCGGGATAGACTTTCTCCTCTTCGCCGACCACATGACTCTGGAGCCTCTGCGCGCGGGGATGGAGCGATGGTTTGGGACGGTGCTTTCCATTATCGGCTATGAAATCAACGACCCGAACAATAAGAATCATTACCTGGTGTACGGCCTGAAAGAGGTTCTACCTCCGGGCCTTGCCGCAAAGGAATATGTTTCTGCCGCGCGCGATGCCGGGGCGATAGGATTCATCGCCCACCCCGATGAGAAACGGACGGCGATTCCGGAAATCCCCCCTTATCCCTGGACCGCCTGGGATGTGGAGGGATATGACGGCATCGAGATATGGAATCACTCCTCGGAATGGCTGGAGAAGATCACTCATTCAAACAAATACCTCCGTATCATGCACCCGCTCAAGTACCTGGAAGGGCCGGAGCCGGAAACGCTCGAACGCTGGGACCGTCTTAATCTGAATCGCGCCATGCCGGGCATCGGAGGCACCGACGCCCATGCCTATCCTTACCGGATCGGGCCGATAACCATCTACATCTTTCGCTACAAGGTGCTTTTCCGGGGGATACGGACCCATGTGCTCCTCGAAGAGCCGCTCCCGGAAGACTCCTCCCACGCCAGGGACATGATCATGCATGCGCTCAGGTCCGCAAAGTGTTATATTACCAACCACCGCTGGGGAGATTCCCGGGGGTTCCGTTTCAGCGCGGAATCCGGGGGCGCACATTATCACATGGGCGATACAGTACAGGCGGAGAGCGCGGAGTTCCGGGTGAGTCTTCCCCTGCCGGGCAGGATTTCCCTCCTTAAGAACGGTGCGGTTGTCGCCGCTGAGGATGGCCATGAACTCTCCTTTTCCACAGGAGCCCCGGGCGCTTACCGGGTGGAAGTAAAGAGAAAAAAAAGGCCGTGGATTTATTCGAATCATATACGGTTGGGAGGTTGA
- a CDS encoding HEPN domain-containing protein translates to MRRNPKDEALRWLAQAEDEYSDAVHLMDGKRFYLSLFLAQQSAEKALKAFMYGKEQEHVFTHSVGD, encoded by the coding sequence ATGAGAAGAAATCCGAAGGATGAAGCCCTGCGCTGGCTTGCACAGGCGGAAGATGAATACTCTGATGCGGTACATTTGATGGACGGCAAACGGTTTTATCTTTCCTTGTTCCTTGCCCAGCAAAGTGCGGAAAAAGCACTTAAGGCCTTCATGTATGGGAAAGAGCAAGAGCATGTATTTACTCATTCCGTTGGTGACTAA
- a CDS encoding nucleotidyltransferase domain-containing protein: protein MSITLAEIRARKELRRKELSLALEKIREQLAVLGALRVMVFGSFASGEVISTSDLDVLAVMPPTKTGKEWPRKISETIDREVSLDILAFTEDELEKAIPVSSFLRRVLETGKVIYEKKSEG from the coding sequence TTGTCCATTACCCTCGCCGAAATCCGCGCCCGCAAGGAACTCCGCAGGAAAGAGCTTTCCCTCGCGCTGGAAAAAATCAGGGAACAATTGGCCGTTCTGGGCGCTCTGAGAGTGATGGTATTCGGCTCCTTTGCCAGCGGGGAGGTAATAAGCACGAGCGACCTGGATGTTCTGGCTGTGATGCCGCCCACAAAAACAGGGAAAGAGTGGCCCCGGAAAATATCTGAAACGATTGACCGCGAGGTGAGCCTTGACATCCTGGCTTTTACCGAGGATGAGTTGGAGAAGGCTATTCCGGTAAGCAGTTTCCTGCGCCGGGTGCTCGAAACGGGGAAAGTGATCTATGAGAAGAAATCCGAAGGATGA